The window ATACAGATTTGATAACTAGCCAAGTTAGAAAACAGTTAACTGTTTAAAAGACAACTGGAGCCAATTTGTTAACTTCCTCTTCAATTCAAAGATCTACAGGTGGAATTTGAAAATGATAATGGAAAAGCAAGCTAGTTCGATTGCAAATAGCTTTTCTTTTAATTAGATGACTTAAATGGATGATCCTTTATATCTTGGCTAAATTTTAATAACATTTGTAATGTTTGCAGTCAGCTAATTATCGTTTTGCTTTAGAAAAACATAGGGCTCTATAATTCCATTGGCATAAGCAGTTTTTACAGAGTAGAAATGTATATTAACTCAGTACTTTCCAAACATAAAGCATAGACTCTTCATTACATACAAGGTCTTTGGTTAACCTCTCAAAGAATGTATAAGTATTATTTTGGCCACCTGAGAACTGTTATATAGTCTCATCCTTGAAAAAGTATTCTAGTGAAAATGGCTGAATGAATAAGAAGTTGAATGAAGATTATGGCTCAGATCCTTGGCTACATTGAAGGCAATTTTACACTACAATATCACTGTAAATCATCCCTGATACCAGCTTAGCCAATCTTGGGAGCCTTACCCCAATTTAGGGCAGGATCCCCCGAATGACAGCCAACATAGCAGTTTCCCAACATCCATGACCAGTGGAACCCATGAGTAGTTGATCCCTGGTTGTCATATGTGAAATCTAGCAGTTTATACAAACTGAAAATCATTCCTCTCAAAGATTCatttaaatacaatattttttgcCCTCTTCTTGCAGCAGGGCATGTAGCAAAAACCATCACAATCACGCTGTCCTCCCAAAAAACTGACCAAAACCTCAAAcctttaattacaaatattttaataacctCAAGTCCTTTTTAAGTAAGCGAAGGAGAGGGATACCGAAAGCGTGTGCATAATATTCTCAGGGGCTGTGATAATAAGCATAGTAAAATAAGATGCCTGCTTGTCCACAAAGATAAAGAGGGCTGTCCATCTACATAAAGGAAATGAGTGTTAAAAACATACCAAAAATCCTGAAACTGTTGTGTAACAATTCTTTATTTAAATCTGAATGAAAAAAAGTTTACTTTTGTGAAGGCAAGGTTTGTGTCTCGTTTATCCTTTCTTATCAGTAAATGTAAAGAGTTATTCTGACGTGTACAAACAAGAGCTGCTGTCAATTTATTAACACAAATTAATTTGCAGGTAGACTGTACAGAATTACATAAAATGTCAAATTATTTTGGTCAGCCTACTTCATTAGATCAGACTCCTATTATGATCcccaatgattttttaaaacaattcagCAGGTATTATATTAGCATTAATTCCCATGTCTAGTGCAAAGCTTTGTCTCGAAGGTAATGTTTGTAACAGCAGACTGATTGTGATAACTTTGATTAATAGACACTCCCCCAACCAACTGAACAATAGAGATGGCActacacacattttaaaacatcaaaGCTCAATTAAACAATAAACTTGGCATAATGCTATCATTTCAAGAAGGAAAGCAAAAGTTTTACTTTTGTAAGTTTATAGCTTTCAATCAACCCACTAACTTTAGTATCTTCTAAGAAAAAACGGTTTAACTTAAAATTAAAAGAGCTCTTAAATACTAGTTTAAGATGTAATAAAAGTACGTCCAGATGTATTCGATGAGATTTAAAAGATTTACAGTAAAGAATAGTGTAATGAAAaagatttcccccccaaatcTTACACTATATACTAATTTAAAACTACTGAAATTCTCTAGTCTCTTATTTAACTCAACATACCTCTTCTTGCAGTCCACCAATGCATCATACAGCAGTCTCAGAAGAGTATgttttttctctgtgctgagattCCAGTCAGAAATCCACTTTCGAACCTTcatagaaaacaattaaaaaaagtgTTGCAAATGTTTTCTGAAGAGTAATCTGACTGTTAACGTTAGAACTACAAACACTGCCCACTTAAACATGACCCAGGCTCTCCTGAAGAGGAAAAAGAATGACGGAAAGGATCTTTCCCAGAGATCCCTGTCTGGCTCTTCTGGGTATTCACTCCGCAGTCCAAAAATCAGGAAAGTGCACCACTGGAGGGCCAGAAATCAGTACCTCACACCCTCTTCCTAAAGGAGGAGAGTGGGCTTACAGATCTCTGCCTCCATAGTGAGGGACATCAAACTAGTGTCCCAAAGCTGGTTACAGCACTTTTCCCACACCCTGCATATTCAAACAAAGCTCAGACAGATCTGATGTGTTTAACATCAGGGAGAGATGTTTACTTTCTAGTTTGCTATGAAGAGCAGTTTGACTTCGATTATAGGGACAAAAACTTTTAAAAGGTCAAAAACCACAGTTAAAAATTTGGTTTTTATTCCAATTGAGCTTGATAATTTTTAATAGTGATAGCCACTATGTATTACCTCTGACTACCTGCGTACAGTTAATATAGAAAATAACTAGTGACACCACATCAATTACCTGATCTAGTTCAGTTGGAATGTACTGAATGGCACCACATGCTGAGGCCACTTTAATAAGGCTGCAGTAGACTGTATATCTCACAGGAGTATTCTTATCCATACCATGGAAGAGATTGCTCAGCCTAAACCACAAAGAACAAATCAATTAACCCTAGCAAGTTTGGCAATTAATGAGGTGAATATGTGCAGACACCAATGTGTCCACTGACATGTGTACTAGTATATAAAATGTAAATCTGTCTAACCACCattagagccctgtgtggatacaaaatttatatccacggatataaagcagatatccacgGAGCTGATGGGCTCTAGCAACAACGAGCGGGACCAGCGCGGCCATGGCCAGCAACTGGGTCAagaactgcagcagcaaaagcagcagcaggttgGGCCACCACTTGTAGGAGCCAGCACCCAGCCCGGGCAGCTGCTCTGGTGCGGCTGGGCCGTCCCCAGCCCCATCCATTGAGCCAGACACCAGGCTCactggcagctgtccctggtcgcACTAGTGTGTGCAAGCGGCTTGCATGCTACCAGACAAGAgtcccttccacacagcagtcCAGGAATATGCGAGTTGCTTGCGCATACTGGTGTAACCAGGGACAGCTGCCTGTGAGCCTGCTATTCTTGCTAGTTGTTGCTATAGCCCTGCAGCTCCGCGGATAGCCACGGATATAAATTTTGTACCAGCACAGGGCTTTAACCACCATCATCTCAGTGCTAGGACAGAGATGACAATGGCTTACTGttttatagcaccttccatcagaagatctcaaagcactctaaaaacattaataaatttaGCCTCAGAACATCCCAGTGAGGTAGGTAGGTATCCCCACAAATGGGGGAAAAGAGGCAAAAAGGTGACAAAAATGCAAGGGTCACACATGTACAAAGATTCAATAGAAGCCAGTTTTCAATTCCTAGGCctgtacttaaaaacaaaaaacaaaccaaaacacacacacaactatcCCTCCTCCTGAAAGGAAggatattttataaaatattttagttcCCCTGATCCCTAAGGGATACTTACAGCTGCAGCCTCAGAGATGGACGCTCGCCTTCCCGAAATTTTACCAACTTCTCACACAGGCTTTCAATTAAAGCTTCTTGTTTGTCAGGTTCCAGGATAAGAAGCAGAGATACTACACTGTTCATTACACTTTCAACATCTATACATAAACAAAACATGGATCAACTTAACGCTACAGGCAACAATTACTTCATCAGTGCTAGAAATGCTCCTGCCACTAATGCTTATTTTGTCTCCCCATGACATACTGGAAAAGGGTTATTCCAGCCTCATAGGCTTTTTACAAAATCAGTTATTAAACTGGACAAATATAATGTGTGTGACAGCAGCTCAGTTTAACCTGCAATCCCCTGCCAACGTATCTCAACCCTATTTATTTTCCACTTCTAGGGTGGAAAGAGAATTTGGTCTCCATGACATCAATCTCGATATTTTATGGGAAGCCAATGTAAATTAAAAGATCTCCATCCCTATCTTCAAAACACTCAATGGCTTGGGTTCAGCACATCTAAAAGATTGCCTAAAATTTCAGAATGAGGACTATGATCAACAACTCTGTACCTCAGGCACAATGGTACTTTATCACAAGAGTAAAGCTGATCTGCCAAAGACAAAGCTTTTTCAGGAGTCAGTCCCAGACCGTAGAACGAACTCCCACAGAAACTAAGGACCATCAATAAAGCTCATTTCCTCTGCAAGTGCAAGGTGCACTTTGACTTGTCTGCTCTAACAAACATACAGTGACATgtccatatatattttaaaaacgtACCAAAACACTACACTGCAAACACAAtccccccttcactccccccaATCCCCCCCGGGAGAAGATAAGAGGAAAATTAACTACATGTGACAAATGTTTATTACATTGCTTAATGCACAACTGGAAGGCACTCAAATAATAGTGATAAGAGCTGCACAAGAACCTACAAAGAATATGATTCTCattgagactgccaacaagggtgccAATTAATGGCAGCCATCGCTGCAGTTTGTGCTATGGACACCTGCTCATGACAACACAGACCCAAGAGCACCTTGGTTTCTGAGCAGCCAAGAGTTTGCAACAACTTTCCATCACTATCTACACCGGAGTAGTAAATCCCCTGGTTCGCCCAGTCCTTGCGCAAACTATTTTTAATCTCAAATACCCTGATGTCCAATAGAAAGATCACTATAATATTCCAATTCACCAGACTTACTAGAATGCCAAAATGGAGATGAGCGTTCCCAATATTTATCTTCTGGGATTAACTGTACACCCCAAAAAgcaatgtaaaaaaaatattagCTTCCCCATGACAAGCATGGCAGACTATTATGAATACAATCTTCTCCAAATAAGGCTACTTCAGTTTAAAAAAGTATGGTCATTCTGGCTATAGAATTATGGGGTCTGTCCATATATTTTACGTGCATTTGTCTGCTGCAAGATGCTAAATGATCAATATTCATAAATATTCATCCCTAAATGAATCCTCACCCTTTCAAATAAGACAGGCATATCAGCTATCGATTTTGTCACACCTAAAAGATATAGCCATATACAAAGAATAATTTAGAATATAGGATGCACAGAAACTCAGGTAAGAGTCATAGTACACTTAACATTTACTGCAATTAGTACTGCATCCTGTCGAAAGGTCTCAGAAGACAACGTTACATTTCTAGGGCAGGGTTAACTGATTTAGTTTACCCTCAACGTTAACAGTTACTTGCATCAAATTTCCTCATTCTTCTTAAAGTTATGCTGCTACTTACTTGAATGGCTCTCCCTGCTCTTAACCAGCAACAAATCTTATTTCAccacttattttttaaatggaaattggTTTTGTACATGATTAATCACCCATCTCAGACACAgtcataagaacaaaagaatggccatactgggtcagaccaaaggtctatccagcacagtatcctgtctactgacagtggccaacgccaggtgccccaaagggagtgaacctaacaggtaatgatccagtgatctctttcctgccatccatctccaccctcggacaaacagaagctagggacaccattccttagccatcctggctaatagccattaatggacttaacctccatgaatttatccagttctcttttaaaccctggtatagtcctagccttcacaacctcctcaggcaaggagttctacaggctGACTTGTGCTGAGTGAAGAGGAACTTCCGTtcatttgttttaagcctgctacccattaatttcatttggtggcctctcgttcttatattatgggaacaataacttttccttattcactttctccacaccactcatgattttatatacctctatcatatccccccttagtctcctcttttccaagctgaaaagttctagcctcTTTAGTCTCTCCTCTTATGGGACCCAtttcaaacccctaatcattttaagaaaaggagtatttgtggcaccttagagactaacaaatttatttgggcataagctttcgtgagctacagctcacttcatcggatgcatcaaataaatctgttagtctctaaagtgtcacaagtactctttttctttttgcggatacaaactaacccggctgctactctgaaactaatcattttagctgcccttttctgaaccttttctaatgccagtatatcctttttgagatgaggggaccacatctgtacgcagtattcaagatgtgggcttaccatggatttatataagggtcCAAACTGTATTTCCCATTTCTTCAAAAGGAACTGCATGTCATCAAGAGACAGGACTGAATACAGACACATTTTGCCTTGTTTGAACTACCACACTGAAGGAAACACATTTCTTCACCACTGTGGAAAATTCTGCCTTTTTGTGGGTTAACAAGAGCCTGTTGTACTGTAATAATGTTGACACTTCTACTGAATACAGTCTGTTCATGTATGAGTCTTTATGTAGTGAAGGCCATGGAACAGGTTTCCAAACCTTGCCAACAGTTATCTGAGAGGGTGTCTGtgcaaatgatttattttgtctTCTTTTGTGTCTGCATTATGCAGATTCAAAGAGAGGAGGCAAAGAATGGCTTAACTCCCACAGACCACTACACCATGTGCCGCAGAGACTAAACACTGCCTTACATGGCCTCTAAGTCTATTTGTGactttacaccagccaaggacaGGGTGAGTATGGTATCATATCACTTTCACTGTAGGTGAATAACCTCAGTACATAGCAGTTTCAAAGTTCCCAGCTGGGATTCTTCTATTACTGACAAAAATGAATGTTCTTGTATAGGCTGGTCCCTTTAAAAATTTAgggggggattttcaaaaactcCCAGCACTGGCCTAGCTCTGTTCCCATTTAATTCAACAGGCgttttaccactgatttcaaatggGCGCGAcactgaacacttctgaaaatcctacttAATGCATAATGACCTTCCTATGAGTACTCTCTCTATTGGTGTCTCTGCCGTGCAAGTGCTCTGTGTAACTTAAGGTGACTCACAAGCTCAGCCATCATAAAGTTCCTGAATATGCTAATCAAGACTATCCATACCAAGACTTTCAAAGACACAAACCTTTATCATCCTCCTTTAGACATACATCACAGACTTCAATAATCTGAGCCAAGTCACTGTGAAGTCCACCTTCAGAGTTCTCTTCGGAGATCTCAGCTCCTTTAGATTTCAGATAAGCTCGAAGTTCTGCagccttttaaagaaataaagaaacTAATACAAATGTACATACTACTAGCAACATCTTATTGGCGGTCTTCACTTGAATGAAAAGGTGTGCTTTTAACTCAGATTAGCTAacttgaggtaaaatcctagtaaAAAGCAAGACAGTTAGCTGGTTCCCTCATAGTcttgtgtgaaaactacaaatgCCTTGCCTTCTCTAGGATTTTACCTCAAAGTAGCTAACAATCTGAGAACATACCTCCTCCCTGGTGACAAGGCCTATACCTTAACTTTACAATCCAACACTTTACAATCCAGGACTAGCACCACAGGGTCCTGATCTGATTGTGACCTTTAGGTGCTAGTGCAATACAaagataaaaatgttttcaaaagaaTTTATGTCAAGGATCAAAATTAAATAAACATGGTATTACTTAAGAAATAATAGATTTCAGAACCCCACAAGAGATTTTGGATTCAATGTTTGAAGACCTCTTACTAGACGTTCATGCCACAAATTTCTAGTCTCTGTGGTTTAAGAGTATTttcaatgtttgtttattttgcagaacttaaatatttttttaaaagccttcagAAAGCGAGCAAAAGCTCAGAAACACGAGCTAGCGCACACCATGATGGCAATTTTAATACCAAGAAGGTTGAAAGAATAAGTAATGTCGGATATCTGAgttaactttctttttttctctcctcaaaGTGGGACTCGAGGGGAGGaatgaaggagggagggagaaataaaAGATGTTAGAGGCATGGGATTTGGGAGCAGGGGATTAAGAGACAATATTACatgaaataattaatatttaaactAATCAAAGACATAAGAAATGCATTAAATTTAGTGTTCTAACTTTCAGCAAAGTTTATTTTAAAGGGCCTCATGGAGCTCCCAAGCATTTTGATGGAACTTTTGCAATTTCCTATTCCCACAGTCTACAGAGCTCCAGCAGGCACAAGGGTAATATAGTCCAGtattcatttaaagaaaatggtATGTAACATGTTCATCAGTGCTTCACTTATTTGTTTTCTAGTCTCAGGAAATGTTTTAGGTTTGTCTTGCAAATATTGTTTAGTCCTTAACAAAGAATGTAACACCCTATAATATTTGTAGATTAAATATCAGCAAAATGATATAAAACTGAACTTTCCATTCAATACTATATATATGCTTTGTGTCCTCAAGAGTTTCATATTGCTGAGCACTGTTAAAACACCGCCTTGTTTCATCTTAAGAGAGATTTCAGTAACAGGTGAAATGATATGGACAAAGTGCTGTAGGATCATCTGGGATAAAGAGTTATACAGCTCTGTTACATTATTAATTCTGACTTTAGAAAGGCTTTGTATGAAAAATCCACCAGACCCCACGCTCAGTGCACTGAGGATCAGTTACAGCTTCTAGCTATCAGGGCCATTCTAGGATGGACTGAAACTGACCACATg of the Eretmochelys imbricata isolate rEreImb1 chromosome 6, rEreImb1.hap1, whole genome shotgun sequence genome contains:
- the EIF3M gene encoding eukaryotic translation initiation factor 3 subunit M isoform X2; the encoded protein is MSVPAFIDITEEDQAAELRAYLKSKGAEISEENSEGGLHSDLAQIIEVCDVCLKEDDKDVESVMNSVVSLLLILEPDKQEALIESLCEKLVKFREGERPSLRLQLLSNLFHGMDKNTPVRYTVYCSLIKVASACGAIQYIPTELDQVRKWISDWNLSTEKKHTLLRLLYDALVDCKKSDAAAKIMVELLGSYTEDNASQARVDAHRCIVRALKDPNTFLFDHLLALKPVKFLEGELIHDLLTIFVSAKLASYVKFYQNNKDFIDSLAVKTKMVNCKIDQTQRKVVVSNSTHRTFGKQQWQQLYDTLNSWKQNLNQVKNSLLSLSDT